One part of the Musa acuminata AAA Group cultivar baxijiao chromosome BXJ1-5, Cavendish_Baxijiao_AAA, whole genome shotgun sequence genome encodes these proteins:
- the LOC135672873 gene encoding homeobox protein HOX1A-like — MEKDPKSDVEVNHSRDCKVAALGHADDGRKTNANHKKNDRCTPSAKHNSKKPVRKRKEVSQKVNSKRYSLRSSLDDVRILRSMTNGKDKTSSGSSNSMAISMTKTRKKRRKGESALNNEFLLIKKRVRYLLTRINYEQSLIDAYSNEGWKGQSLEKIRPEKELERAKSEILRCKLRIRESFRHLDSLLSEGKLEENLFDDDGQIDSEAIFCAKCGSKDLSADNDIILCDGNCDRGFHQKCLNPPLATDEIPPGDQGWLCPACDCKVDCLDLLNECQGSDLSIEDTWEKIFPEAAAVANGNKQFDDSNDSSDDSEDHDYNPDTPEVGIEDQEEGSSSEESDSISLSEEAPGSPRHNNFNDLGLPSDDSEDDDYDPERPDPEKDVQKEGSDSSESDFTSDSDEFCVELSKSTNINEESSFSLSEPKLLDGSCEGRDETHESPINAKPPPVIEGEPGQVNTFPVSKKREREHLDYEKLYDEAYGKESPVSSKDEDWSEESAAKKAKKDDNKREDAKLPGAKAQSANNRRSLGIKGKVEDDNEIDLPNLDQPQVSKATSESTPDKGHENLVEQCDGDQLLGLDGITVTYSARKYFGQETSQKLQEIFKENQYPSRETKENLAEELGVTAKRISKWFENARHNLRVSAKGSDLPGTCGAVSDKGTDHARTSMYKGNPFMEPSRKISESSKGNAESSAGSTEKISCKANNHKDQVGSGASDKSKRTVDSKRQKAIARELRKIRNSR, encoded by the exons ATGGAGAAAGATCCTAAATCTGATGTCGAGGTGAATCATTCTAGAGATTGTAAGGTTGCAGCTCTTGGACATGCTGATGATGGACGGAAGACAAATGCCAACCATAAGAAAAATGACAGATGTACACCAAGTGCAAAACATAACTCAAAAAAACCAGTTAGGAAAAGGAAAGAAGTATCTCAAAAAGTGAATTCTAAAAGATATTCACTAAGGTCTTCACTTGATGATGTCAGGATTCTTCGATCGATGACAAATGGTAAAGATAAGACTTCCTCAGGGTCATCGAATTCCATGGCCATCTCCATGACAAAAACAAGGAAAAAGAGGAGGAAAGGGGAGAGTGCTCTGAATAATGAATTTTTACTAATTAAAAAACGTGTAAGATACTTGTTGACGAGAATCAACTACGAACAAAGCCTGATTGATGCATATTCAAATGAAGGATGGAAAGGTCAAAG TTTGGAAAAGATCAGGCCTGAGAAGGAGCTTGAAAGAGCCAAATCAGAAATTCTACGCTGCAAATTAAGGATACGTGAATCATTCCGGCATCTAGATTCCTTGTTATCTGAGGGAAAGCTTGAGGAGAATCTGTTTGATGACGATGGACAAATTGACAGTGAGGCT ATATTTTGTGCAAAATGTGGTTCAAAGGACCTGTCTGCTGACAATGATATCATACTGTGTGATGGCAATTGTGACAGAGGTTTTCACCAGAAGTGTTTGAACCCGCCACTGGCAACTGATGAAA TTCCTCCTGGAGACCAAGGATGGTTGTGCCCTGCATGTGATTGCAAGGTGGATTGCCTTGACTTGCTTAATGAATGTCAAGGAAGTGATCTCTCAATTGAGGACACATGGGAG AAAATTTTTCCTGAAGCAGCTGCTGTCGCAAATGGGAATAAACAATTTGATGACTCCAATGATTCTTCAGATGATTCAGAAGATCATGATTATAATCCTGATACCCCAGAAGTTGGTATTGAAGATCAGGAAGAAGGATCAAGTTCTGAAGAATCAGATTCTATTTCATTGTCTGAGGAGGCCCCAGGGTCTCCCAGACACAACAACTTTAATGATCTTGGCCTTCCTTCTGATGATTCCGAGGATGATGATTATGACCCTGAACGTCCAGACCCAGAAAAAGATGTTCAGAAGGAAGGATCAGACTCGAGTGAATCAGACTTCACATCAGACTCTGATGAATTCTGTGTTGAGCTTAGTAAAAGTACCAATATCAATGAAGAATCATCATTCTCTTTATCCGAACCCAAACTGCTTGATGGTTCTTGTGAGGGGAGAGATGAAACGCATGAAAGCCCAATAAATGCCAAGCCTCCACCTGTAATAGAGGGAGAACCTGGTCAAGTGAACACTTTTCCAGTGTCCAAGAAAAGGGAGCGGGAACATTTAGATTATGAGAAGTTATATGAT GAGGCTTATGGTAAAGAGTCACCTGTTTCAAGCAAAGATGAAGATTGGTCTGAGGAAAGTGCAGCAAAGAAAGCTAAGAAAGATGACAACAAAAGAGAAGATGCTAAATTGCCAGGTGCAAAAGCTCAGTCTGCCAATAATAGAAGAAGTTTGGgcatcaaaggcaaggttgagGACGATAATGAAATAGACTTGCCAAATTTAGACCAGCCACAAGTTTCAAAAGCAACGAGTGAGAGTACTCCTGATAAAGGACATGAGAACCTGGTTGAACAGTGTGATGGTGATCAATTGCTTGGTTTGGATGGGATCACTGTTACTTACTCTGCAAGAAAATATTTTGGTCAAGAGACATCTCAG AAACTTCAGGAAATCTTCAAAGAAAATCAATATCCTAGCCGTGAAACAAAAGAAAATCTTGCGGAAGAACTCGGGGTGACGGCTAAAAGG ATTAGTAAATGGTTTGAGAATGCTCGACATAACCTGAGAGTTTCTGCCAAGGGATCTGATCTTCCAGGAACTTGTGGAGCAGTTTCTGATAAAGGAACCGATCATGCAAGGACTTCCATGTATAAAGGAAACCCCTTCATGGAACCCAGCAGAAAAATATCTGAGTCGAGCAAGGGGAATGCCGAGAGCTCGGCTGGGAGCACTGAGAAAATATCATGTAAAGCAAATAATCACAAGGATCAAGTCGGGTCTGGTGCATCTGATAAATCGAAAAGAACGGTGGACAGCAAAAGGCAGAAGGCAATAGCGCGCGAGTTGAGGAAGATAAGGAATAGTAGGTAA
- the LOC135672872 gene encoding probable indole-3-acetic acid-amido synthetase GH3.1, with amino-acid sequence MGMMPATSSKLGPAACEKDAEKLEFIDEMTTNADEVQEKVLAEILSQNAETEYVQRYNLGGATDRETFKSKVPMVTYEDLQPEIHRIANGDRSAILSAHPISEFLTSSGTSAGERKLMPTIQEELDRRQLLYSLLMPVMNLYVPGLDKGKGLYFLFVKSESKTPGGLPARPVLTSYYKSHHFRARPFDPYNVYTSPTATILCADAFQSMYSQMLCGLLDRLAVLRVGAVFASGLLRAIRFLQLHWQELAHDIAAGALSSKVTDPAVRDAVAEVLKPDPGLAEFIVSECAAGDWAGIITRIWPNTMYLDVIVTGAMAQYIPTLEYYSGGLPMTCTMYASSECYFGLNLRPMCKPSEVSYTIMPNMAYFEFLPLDAAAAGSPPQLVDLADVEVGKEYELVITTYAGLYRYRVGDILHVTGFHNAAPQFRFVRRKNVLLSIESDKTDEAELQKAVERASELLKPWGASVAEYTSQADTTAIPGHYVIYWELLVREGEGWRWPEKEALEACCLEMEEAMNTVYRQSRVADGSIGPLEIRVVRNGTFEELMDYAIARGASINQYKVPRCVTFPPIIELLDSRVVEAHFSPACPKWTPHPD; translated from the exons ATGGGTATGATGCCGGCAACCTCGTCCAAGCTGGGCCCGGCGGCCTGCGAGAAGGACGCGGAGAAGCTGGAGTTCATAGATGAGATGACCACGAACGCGGACGAGGTGCAGGAGAAGGTGTTGGCGGAGATCCTGAGCCAGAACGCGGAGACCGAGTACGTGCAGAGGTACAATCTCGGCGGCGCGACAGACCGGGAGACGTTCAAGTCGAAGGTGCCGATGGTCACCTACGAGGACCTGCAGCCGGAGATCCATAGGATCGCCAACGGCGACCGCTCCGCCATACTCTCCGCCCACCCCATATCGGAGTTCCTGACCAG TTCGGGAACGTCGGCCGGGGAGCGGAAGCTGATGCCCACCATCCAAGAAGAGCTGGACCGGCGGCAGCTCCTCTACAGTCTTCTCATGCCTGTTATGAACTT GTACGTGCCCGGGCTGGACAAGGGCAAGGGGCTCTACTTCCTGTTCGTTAAGTCGGAGAGCAAGACGCCCGGCGGCCTGCCCGCCCGCCCCGTGCTCACCAGTTACTACAAGAGCCACCACTTCCGCGCCCGCCCCTTCGACCCCTACAACGTCTACACCAGCCCCACCGCCACCATCCTCTGCGCCGACGCCTTCCAGAGCATGTACTCCCAGATGCTCTGCGGCCTCCTCGACCGCCTGGCCGTCCTCCGCGTCGGCGCCGTCTTCGCCTCCGGCCTCCTCCGTGCCATCCGTTTCTTGCAGCTCCACTGGCAGGAGCTCGCCCACGACATCGCCGCCGGCGCCCTTAGCTCGAAGGTCACCGACCCCGCGGTCCGTGACGCCGTGGCTGAGGTCCTCAAGCCCGATCCCGGCCTCGCGGAGTTCATCGTGTCGGAGTGCGCCGCCGGGGACTGGGCGGGTATCATCACCAGGATCTGGCCCAACACCATGTACCTCGACGTGATCGTGACGGGCGCCATGGCGCAGTACATTCCCACCCTCGAGTACTACAGCGGCGGCCTGCCGATGACGTGCACCATGTACGCCTCCTCCGAGTGCTACTTCGGCCTCAACCTCCGCCCCATGTGCAAGCCCAGCGAGGTCTCCTACACCATCATGCCCAACATGGCCTACTTCGAGTTCCTCCCCCTCGACGCGGCGGCGGCCGGATCGCCACCGCAGCTCGTGGACCTGGCCGACGTGGAGGTGGGGAAGGAGTACGAGCTGGTGATCACCACCTACGCGGGGCTGTACCGCTACCGCGTGGGCGACATCCTCCACGTCACCGGCTTCCACAACGCGGCCCCGCAGTTCCGGTTCGTGCGGCGGAAGAACGTGCTGCTGAGCATCGAGTCGGACAAGACGGACGAGGCGGAGCTGCAGAAGGCGGTGGAGCGGGCGTCGGAGCTGCTGAAGCCGTGGGGGGCGAGCGTGGCGGAGTACACGAGCCAGGCGGACACGACGGCCATCCCGGGGCACTACGTCATCTACTGGGAGCTTCTTGTGAGGGAAGGGGAGGGGTGGAGGTGGCCGGAGAAGGAGGCGCTGGAGGCGTGCTGCCTGGAGATGGAGGAGGCCATGAACACAGTGTATCGGCAGAGCCGGGTGGCGGACGGCTCCATCGGGCCGCTGGAGATACGAGTGGTGCGTAACGGCACCTTCGAGGAGCTCATGGACTACGCCATCGCGAGGGGCGCGTCCATCAACCAATACAAGGTGCCCCGCTGCGTCACCTTTCCACCCATCATCGAGCTCCTCGACTCCAGGGTGGTGGAGGCACACTTCAGCCCTGCCTGCCCCAAGTGGACCCCTCACCCCGACTAG
- the LOC103983613 gene encoding uncharacterized protein LOC103983613 gives MPTVAALLPRASFFSRPRPPPPPISIQRRRLHVPLQIATFGPSRPGLLAIVACSAAPFDEFDSKVGFKKQSSKKSTLLNLIQEIEPLDMSLIQKDVPANTVDAMKRTISGMLGLLPSNQFHVQVEALWESLFKLFVSSMKTGYTLHNAEYRLCLEKNLDISEEHTEKGETSLENDSHEILIDNFSTMSNSFGEDIVGNNDMHKDNPLHEDVGCGGEMTPEAKEYIQNLQSRLNSVEKELNDIKRKSSALQMQQFVGEEKNDLLDYLRSLQPEKVAELSEPTFPGVEETIHSVVHGLLATLSPKMHSKPPPHSNNVTGGTLNVGMDDCAGLIENTSIQFQPLISVPRDYLARLLFWCMLLGHYLRGLEYRLDLVQLFEDSAKAQQTISQDGDIIV, from the exons ATGCCGACCGTTGCCGCGTTGCTACCTCGGGCTTCCTTCTTCTCGCGGCCAcgcccaccgccgccgccgatATCCATCCAGCGACGGCGGCTCCACGTTCCCCTTCAGATCGCTACCTTTGGGCCCTCGAGACCCGGGCTGCTCGCCATCGTCGCATGCTCCGCTGCTCCTTTCGATGAATTCGACTCCAAGGTCGGGTTCAAGAAGCAGTCATCCAAG AAGTCCACGCTCTTAAACTTGATACAAGAGATAGAGCCCTTGGATATGAGCCTCATCCAAAAGGATGTACCTGCTAACACAGTGGATGCGATGAAAAGAACAATTTCAGGCATGCTGGGTCTTCTTCCATCCAACCAGTTTCATGTCCAAGTGGAAGCCCTCTGGGAATCACTCTTCAAATTATTCGTTTCTTCTATGAAAACAGG GTACACATTGCACAATGCTGAATATAGACTATGCCTTGAAAAGAACTTAGATATTTCTGAAGAACATACTGAAAAAGGAGAAACATCTTTAGAAAATGATAGTCATGAGATTTTGATCGATAATTTTTCCACAATGTCAAATTCTTTTGGGGAAGATATTGTAGGTAACAATGATATGCACAAGGATAATCCATTGCATGAGGATGTTGGATGTGGTGGAGAGATGACACCTGAAGCAAAAGAATATATTCAGAACCTGCAATCTCGTTTGAATTCTGTGGAAAAG GAACTGAACGACATCAAAAGGAAAAGTTCTGCTTTGCAGATGCAACAGTTTGTAGGAGAAGAAAAAAATGATCTGTTGGATTATCTAAGATCATTGCAACCAGAGAAG GTTGCTGAACTTTCAGAGCCAACCTTCCCGGGGGTGGAAGAAACTATTCATTCTGTTGTACATGGCCTCCTTGCAACTTTGTCTCCAAAGATGCACTCAAAGCCCCCTCCTCACTCTAATAATGTGACAGGTGGAACCTTAAATGTCGGGATGGATGACTGTGCAGGACTGATCGAGAACACCTCGATTCAGTTTCAGCCTCTCATATCTGTCCCACGGGATTATCTTGCACGCCTTCTTTTCTG GTGCATGCTGTTGGGCCACTATCTTAGAGGTCTCGAGTACCGCCTAGATCTGGTGCAACTTTTCGAGGATTCTGCCAAGGCACAACAAACGATTTCACAAGATGGAGACATCATCGTTTGA
- the LOC103983611 gene encoding cytochrome P450 81Q32-like — protein sequence MEFFLCVALSLALLLFLKAILFSNNSTTSSHEKRNLPPSPPSIPIIGHLYMFKKPLHRALARVTERYGPVLLLRFGSRPVLVVSSASAAEECFTTNDIAFANRPRLPSIRYISYNYSTPGTAPYGAYWRNLRRIATVEILGVRRLQSSSDVRATEVRAMASHLFRYAKAGPAKVELKSRLFALVINVFMITIAGKRYYGEEGRISEESKKFMEVAEETVALAGASNIRDFFPFLRWLDYGREVRKRLTRLDRMRDELMQGLIDDHRRESKEVKQGDGGEEQDEAKKKTTIATLLSMQKDDPEHHSDHIIKSLITGLLVAGTDTSVATMEWAMSLLLTNPETLRKAQAEIDACVGNNRMLEESDLPNLPYLRGVINETLRLYPAAPLLVPHESTEECTVDGVVVPPRTMLLVNAYAIHRDPKVWEEPNKFMPERFEGSGKEGWMIPFGMGRRRCPGEGLALRMMGPTLGTLIHCFEWETVGHEELDMAEASGVTMPRAVPLVAICRPRQAMIHVLSEL from the exons ATGGAGTTCTTCCTCTGCGTCGCCCTCTCCCttgctctcctcctcttcctcaaggCCATCCTCTTCTCTAACAACAGCACCACCAGCAGCCACGAGAAGAGGAACCTCCCACCGAGCCCTCCATCGATCCCCATTATAGGTCACCTGTACATGTTCAAGAAGCCCCTGCACCGCGCTCTCGCCCGCGTCACAGAGCGCTACGGCCCCGTTCTCCTCCTCCGCTTCGGCTCTCGCCCTGTTCTGGTCGTCTCCTCAGCCTCCGCCGCCGAGGAGTGCTTCACCACCAACGACATCGCCTTCGCCAACCGCCCCCGCCTCCCCTCCATCAGATACATCAGCTACAACTACTCCACTCCCGGCACGGCCCCGTACGGGGCCTACTGGCGCAACCTCCGCCGTATCGCCACCGTCGAGATCCTCGGGGTCCGACGCCTGCAGTCCTCGTCCGACGTCCGCGCCACGGAGGTGCGTGCGATGGCGAGCCACCTCTTCCGGTATGCGAAGGCCGGGCCTGCGAAGGTGGAGCTGAAGTCGAGGTTGTTCGCGCTGGTGATCAACGTCTTTATGATCACCATCGCAGGGAAAAGGTACTACGGGGAAGAGGGAAGGATCTCCGAGGAGTCGAAGAAGTTTATGGAGGTGGCCGAGGAAACGGTAGCATTGGCCGGCGCTTCCAACATCCGAGACTTCTTTCCGTTTCTGAGGTGGTTGGACTACGGTCGAGAAGTCAGGAAGAGGCTGACGAGACTGGATAGGATGAGGGATGAGTTGATGCAGGGCCTCATTGACGATCACAGGAGGGAGAGCAAGGAGGTTAAACAAGGAGACGGCGGTGAGGAGCAAGATGAGGCAAAGAAGAAGACCACGATCGCTACTCTGCTCTCCATGCAGAAGGATGACCCCGAGCATCACTCGGACCACATCATCAAGTCTCTCATCACC GGTTTGCTGGTAGCAGGAACAGACACGTCGGTGGCCACGATGGAATGGGCGATGTCGCTGCTGCTCACCAACCCGGAGACGCTACGGAAGGCCCAAGCCGAGATCGACGCGTGCGTCGGAAACAACCGCATGCTGGAGGAATCCGACCTCCCGAACCTCCCCTACCTCCGCGGCGTCATCAACGAGACGCTCCGTCTGTACCCCGCAGCGCCGCTGCTGGTGCCCCATGAGTCCACCGAGGAGTGCACCGTCGACGGCGTCGTCGTCCCCCCTCGCACCATGCTCCTGGTCAACGCATACGCCATTCACAGGGACCCCAAGGTCTGGGAGGAGCCCAACAAGTTCATGCCGGAGAGGTTCGAGGGCAGCGGCAAGGAAGGCTGGATGATTCCGTTCGGCATGGGGAGGAGGAGGTGCCCGGGAGAAGGGCTTGCGCTGAGGATGATGGGGCCGACGCTGGGGACATTGATCCACTGCTTCGAGTGGGAGACTGTCGGCCATGAAGAACTCGACATGGCCGAAGCTTCAGGCGTGACCATGCCCAGGGCAGTTCCCTTGGTCGCTATCTGTCGTCCCCGTCAAGCCATGATCCATGTTCTCTCTGAGCTCTAA